From the genome of Thermogutta terrifontis, one region includes:
- a CDS encoding DnaJ C-terminal domain-containing protein yields MARDYYKILGVPRNATDEEIRKAYRQLARKYHPDLNPNDKNAKEKFQEVQEAFEVLSDPQKREMYDRYGASFQYAGAGAGARPGTGRGGFTQTGPGEFTFFFGDDFDLGRFFEERYQDFPGGRGGMGGFEDLFQHFRRTAGRGRTAETTGAGLRGQDIESEVTIPFTTAVEGGEVAISVRRPDGRSETLSVKIPAGIEDGKRIRLRGQGAPAPYGGEPGDLYLTVHVAPHPHFERKGKDLYVKLPVTIPEALFGAKVDVPTPHGTISLRIPPGTASGKKLRVPGYGVRPAGEPAGDLYVEVLIVPPPHIPESMKESLQRLQDAYTSNVRTGVTWR; encoded by the coding sequence ATGGCACGCGACTATTACAAAATTCTGGGAGTTCCGCGGAACGCCACGGATGAGGAAATCCGAAAGGCGTATCGGCAGCTTGCGCGCAAATATCATCCGGATCTCAACCCGAATGACAAAAACGCCAAGGAGAAATTCCAAGAAGTCCAGGAGGCCTTTGAGGTCCTCAGCGACCCTCAAAAGCGCGAGATGTACGATCGCTATGGGGCGTCGTTCCAGTATGCGGGCGCGGGAGCGGGCGCCAGACCGGGGACCGGCCGAGGGGGGTTCACGCAGACCGGTCCCGGCGAATTCACGTTCTTCTTCGGCGACGATTTCGATCTCGGCCGGTTCTTTGAAGAGCGGTACCAGGATTTCCCTGGCGGTAGAGGGGGCATGGGCGGTTTTGAGGACCTCTTCCAACATTTCCGCCGAACGGCCGGGCGAGGGAGAACGGCCGAAACCACCGGAGCCGGACTTCGCGGTCAGGATATCGAAAGTGAGGTCACCATTCCTTTCACGACCGCAGTCGAAGGGGGAGAGGTTGCCATCAGCGTCAGGCGACCGGATGGCCGCAGCGAAACCCTCAGCGTGAAAATTCCCGCTGGGATCGAGGACGGAAAACGGATCCGTCTCAGAGGCCAGGGAGCTCCGGCACCTTATGGCGGAGAGCCCGGCGATCTGTATCTCACCGTCCACGTAGCCCCGCATCCGCATTTTGAGCGGAAAGGCAAAGACCTTTACGTCAAACTGCCGGTGACCATTCCCGAGGCCCTGTTCGGCGCGAAAGTGGACGTGCCCACACCTCACGGCACGATTTCCTTACGTATTCCGCCAGGAACGGCAAGTGGAAAGAAACTTCGCGTGCCAGGCTACGGAGTTCGACCGGCCGGAGAGCCGGCTGGTGATCTGTATGTGGAAGTTCTCATCGTGCCGCCTCCCCATATCCCCGAGAGCATGAAAGAAAGCCTCCAACGACTCCAGGATGCGTACACTTCAAACGTGCGTACCGGGGTCACGTGGCGGTGA